The Oncorhynchus masou masou isolate Uvic2021 chromosome 13, UVic_Omas_1.1, whole genome shotgun sequence genomic interval cctgtctatctgtctatctgacctgtactatagtcctgtactatagtctatctgacctgtactatagactgactgtactatagtctgacctgtactatagtctatctgacctgtactatagtctatctgacctgtactatagtctatctgacctgtactatggtctatctgacctgtactatggtctatctgacctgtactatagtctatctgacctgtactatagtctatctgacctgtactatgAAGGCAGCCATGGCAGAGAACAGGGCCAGTAGCGCCATGCGTCTGAGCTGGCGCAGGTTGACCCGCTTCAGGAGGAAGAAGCGTGCCCAGCCCAGCTTCTTCGCCGTGTGCGGCGGGTAACGCATGGCGTTGGCGTCCTCCAGGTTGAGCTTCTTAATGAGACAGGCACGCAGGTGGCTGAGCTGGTCAAAGCCGTGCTGGCTGTGGTAGCGTCCCATACCACTGTTACcttggggaagggagggagggagggagggagggagggagggagggagggagggagggagggagggagggagggagggagggagggagggagggagggagggaggggagggacacacacacacacacacgtcaggtACTAACAAGGGTGCCATTtagacacacacataacacacatatCAGTatcatatatgtgtgtgtgtgtgtgtgtgtgtgtgtgtgtgtgtgtgttggtgttaacTTACCCACCCCTCCGAAGGGGAGAGCACTGACAGTGAAGTGGACCAGACAGTCATTGGCCACTAGGGCCCCACTAGAAGTCTCTGCTATCACCCTCCTGATCAactagaggtggagggagggaggaggagagagagggagagagagaaggagggaggtagagagaggtggagagagatcgagagagggggaaatagagcgagagagggggagagagggtgagaaggggggagagggggaaagaggtggggagaggtggagagagggagggagagagagggaggtggagagagggagagagagagggagggagggagaaagggagagagagagaggatagagggagggaagtgatgagagagggagacagagagggtgggagagggagatagagggagatggagaaggagatagagaggagagagggaggtgtcgagaaggatgtggagagagggagggatgtggagagagggagggtgggaggtggagagagatggagggaggtggagagagagggaggtggagagagggagggagaggaagcgagagagacagagggagagagagagagggagggatgtagagaaagagggagacagaaagggagagagaggaagcgagagagagacagcgagtcagagggagagagacagagagacactaacTTAGTATTTAACGTAGGTCATAAGTCATATTCATTAATATGGATATGTTTCATTAGTTAAAGTTTCATTAGTTTAATCTTACAGACTTTAGCTTTGATTTGACTTCTATGGTCTTTACCTTGTTGTCAGGAGAGAACACGTAGAGGGCCAGaggcttctctctctcattgatgaACTGTATAGCCTCGTCCACTCCACTAACAGTGACAATGGGGAGCAGGGGACCAAAGATCTCCTCTTGCATCACCTTGGAGCCCCCTGTCACGTCCTTCAGCACCGTGGGGGCTGGACACGCGCACATTgagaaataacacacacagtGAGCAGAGGGGCAGGGGGGAAAGGGGAGGCTCGTGAATACTACAAACTtgagaaataacacacacacacacagccaaaagGGGCCTCGTTATCGTACCTATATAGCATTGTGACTGGTCGCTGTCTCCTCCGATGGCCACTGTACTCCCCTCGAGCAGTGACATCACCCTCTGGAAGTGGCGCTGGTTAATGATGCGTCCATAGTCCTCGAAGGACTTTGGGTCGTCCGTATAAAACTCCTAACACCAGCCCAAAGGTAAAATACACTATTGCGAATGATCATTAAAATGCAGATATAGGGCCTAGTGAAAGTCTGCACCCTCTTGAATGTTTTGGAATTATATGGAATTGTACTTTTTTTCCTCTATTTACCattattgtggtggcagcatcatgttatgggtatgcttgtcaccggcagggactggggagtttgtcaggatGAAAATAGATGTGAAAAGAGCAGAGCCCAGGTAAAACGTTTGAGGAAAACCCCACCTCAGTCTCTAGAGTTGTATTTTTCTACGGGACAACTAAACAAATGTTTATGCAAAAGCAGGGTCGAGTCCTGAGTGGTCAAGTCTCAGTTCGGACATAAATCTGCTTAAAATAAAAATCAGAGACAAGGTTTAAATAAAACTGTCCATTAATGATCCCCAACCAAATGTACTGAACCTGAGCAATTTTGACACCAAGTATTAACTCAGGGGGTTGGATTTATCCAATTATCATActtcagttttttttcttcttaatttggaaaatgttttagaattttattttttactttaaaaaTGTGGAGTAGGATGTGTAGATATGTTGGAAAACACATGTAAACGTGGAGTAGGGTGTGTAGATATGTTGTAAAACACATTTAAATGTGGAGTAGGGTGTGTAGATATGTTGTAAAACACATTTAAATGTGGAGTAGGGTGTGTAGGTATGTTGTAAAACACATTTAAATGTGGAGTAGGGTGTGTAGATATGTTGTAAAACACATTTAAATGTGGAGTAGGATGTGTAGATATGTTGGAAAACACATGTAAACGTGGAGTAGGGTGTGTAGATATGTTGTAAAACACATTTAAATGTGGAGTAAGGTGTGCAGATATGTTGTAAAACACATCTAAATGTGGAGTAGGGTCTGTAGATATGTTGTAAAACACATTTAAATGTGGAGTAGGGTGTGTAGATATGTTGGAAAACACTTTTAAATGTGGAGTAGGGTGTGTAGATATGTTGTAAAACAAGTTCAAGGGGGTGTCGACTTTCTATACAGGCACTGAGTGAATTACAGCTGCTGTCAACTTCTTTAAGAACAGGggggtggcagggagcctagtggttagagcggtgggccagcaaccgaaaggttgctggatcgaatccctgggctgacgaggtaaaaaactgtcattctgcccctgaacaaggcggttCAACCCACTGTTGACTTCTTTAAGAACAGACGTGACATAGATCTTAGTTGCCAGATAAAGGTTCTGTATGAGTGGTCTGGAGTCAACACCAGTTCTGAGCTAACGTACCACTCCTTGTACTCTGTGTAAGCCCCATTCTGCCCCATTTCTATTCAACTTATTTGTATAATACCGTGATGCATTTCCTGATCTcctccaccactctgtcctgGATGCTGGGTTCACACAGGATGTAGTCTGGGGCAATGCACGTCTGACCACAGTTCACAAACTTGCCCCAGGTGATACGCCTGGGGAAACACAGAGGAGTAATGGGCTTCTCATAAAGTATGAAATGGTCTTTGAGCTGTTCTCATCTGAGTAAGTATGAAATGGTCTTTGAGCTGTTCTCATCTGAGTAAGTATGAAATGGTCTTTGAGCTCTTGCAGTGACGCTGCCCACATTATACAATTTCCAAGATTTTAGATGACCAGGGACAAAATGACACAGATTGAATAACTCTCAAGGAATATGGGGCAGCCTGCCACTAACCGGCATGCAACTCTGAGGTCTAAAATTCCCTATCGGAGTGCTTACGGCTAAAGTTAAAATTCCCTATCGGAGTGCTAACGGCTAAAGTTAAAATTCCCTATCGGAGTGCTAACGGCTAAAGTTAAAATTCCCTATCGGAATGCTAACGGCTAAAGTTAAAATTCCCTATCGGAGTGCTAACGGCTAAAGTTAAAATTCCCTATCGGAGTGCTAACGGCTAAAGTTAAAATTCCCTATCAGAGTGCTAACGGCTAAAGTTAAAATTCCCTATCAGAGTGCTAACGGCTAAAGCTAAAATTCCCTATCGGAGTGCTAACGGCTAAAGCTAGCTCTATGGTATGAAGTTACTGACCGGCATGCAACTCTGAGGTCGACGTCCTTATCGATGTAACAGGGGCTCTTCCCCCCCAGCTCCAGGGTCACAGGGGTGAGGTGTCGGGCTGCGGCCTCCATCACCAGTTTACCCACAGTGCTGTTCCCTGTGTAGAAGATGTGGTCGAAACGCTGACGCAGCAACTCCTGGGTCTCTGAGACACCCCCACACACTACAGGGTACAGCTCCTGGAAAGACCCAGGAAAATAAGGATTTCAGTTAACTACAGGGTACAACTCCTGGGTCTctgagacacacccacacactacagGGTACAACTCCTGGGTCTctgagacacacccacacactacagGGTACAGCTCCTGGGTCTctgagacacacccacacactacagGGTACAgctcctggacacacacacacacacacacacactacagggtACAGCTCCtggggaggacacacacacacaaacttcagTTTCCTCTCACCATGAACTACGACACAAGAGGG includes:
- the LOC135553207 gene encoding aldehyde dehydrogenase family 3 member A2-like, which encodes MSREQLVVERARRAFQTGMSKPLKFRVHQLKNLHRFITERRKDIADAVNKDLNKTEHSTELFETLGLEGEIDVAVERLAEWAAPRPVEKSLLTILDEVYIQPEPLGVVLIIGAWNYPWAVTLQPLVAAIAAGNAAVVKPSEVSSHSAKVMEELLPLYLDKELYPVVCGGVSETQELLRQRFDHIFYTGNSTVGKLVMEAAARHLTPVTLELGGKSPCYIDKDVDLRVACRRITWGKFVNCGQTCIAPDYILCEPSIQDRVVEEIRKCITEFYTDDPKSFEDYGRIINQRHFQRVMSLLEGSTVAIGGDSDQSQCYIAPTVLKDVTGGSKVMQEEIFGPLLPIVTVSGVDEAIQFINEREKPLALYVFSPDNKLIRRVIAETSSGALVANDCLVHFTVSALPFGGVGNSGMGRYHSQHGFDQLSHLRACLIKKLNLEDANAMRYPPHTAKKLGWARFFLLKRVNLRQLRRMALLALFSAMAAFIVQRFLR